The genomic window GCGAGCGGCCTTCACACCTCAATCACCGAAGCCACACGCTGGCTGAGGTGTGAGGAGCCCCTGCGACGAACCTCGAAGCCCAGGCTGGGCACAGACCTGTGGACAGCTCCCCTTCGCCTTTTGCCGAACCTGCTGTGCTGGCCGGATGGCACACGTGTACATCCTCCGCTGCGGTGATGGCAGCTACTACGTCGGCAGCACCCGAAACCTCCAGCATCGGATGCATCAACATGGGTCCGGCCACGGCTCGCGCTACACCAGCACCCGCATGCCGGTGGAACTCGTCTGGGCACACGAGACCGAGCTCGTCACCGAGGCCTACGCGCTGGAAAAGCGGATCCAGGGGTGGTCCCGCGCCAAGAGAGAAGCGTTGATCCGGGGGGACTTCGCGGCGTTGCCAGGCTTGGCGCGACGCCGAGGAGGCAAGGGGTTCGCAGACTCGGAGAGGTGATTTCGAGGCTACGGCCGCGGGCGGCCTCCGCACCTCAATCACCGGGTGGGCTACGGCCGCGAGCGGCCTCCACACCTCAATCACCAAAACCACACGCCAGCTGAGGCGTGAGGAGCCCAGCGACGAACCCCGAAGCCGATTTCGAGGCTACGGCCGCGAGCGGCCTTCGCACCTCAATCACCGGGTGGCGGGCAGCACCCGCGGGTGGGTCGCTGGGAATGAGGGCGGCGCGGTCCCTGTTGACCATCTTGAGACAACCACGAGGGACAGGAGCAGGACGTGCTCGTGCTGCACGCCGGAGAGCGCACCGCCACCCCGCTAGGGTGGAGTGCGATGACCGACCCCACGACCGACGAGCTGGAGGCACAGGCCCAGGCCGATGCCGCCGCTGACGTCGAGACCGAGACCACCGAGCAGCGCCGTGCGCGCTTCGAGCGCGAGGCCATGCCGCTGCTCGACCAGCTCTACTCCGCCGCGCTGCGCACCACGCGCAACCCGACGGACGCCGACGACTTGGTCCAGGAGACCTACGCGAAGGCCTTCGCCGCCTTCCACCAGTACCGCCCGGGGACCAACCTCAAGGCGTGGATGTACCGGATCCTGACCAACACCTACATCAACACCTACCGCAAGAAGCAGCGCGAGCCGAAGCAGTCGGACAACCCCGAGGTCGAGGACTACCAGCTGCACAAGGCCGAGCAGCACACGTCCAAGGGACTGCGCTCCGCCGAGGTCGAGGCCTTGGACCGGATGCCGGACAGCCAGGTCAAGCAGGCACTGCAGGACCTGCCGGACGACTTCCGGATGGCGGTCTACCTGGCCGACGTCGAGGGATTCGCCTACAAGGAGATCGCCGAGATCATGGGCACTCCGATCGGAACCGTCATGTCGCGCCTGCACCGAGGACGTCGTCAGCTGCGCGAGAAGCTCACCGACTACGCCGCCGACCGCGGGGTCGCCGCCGCGAAGGAGAACCAGTCATGAGCCAGGACGAGCACGTGGACTGCTCGCAGGCGCTCTACCGGATGAGCGAGTACCTCGATGGCGAGATGACCACCGAGGAGGCCCGCGAGGTCGCCCGCCACCTCACCGAGTGCGCCCCATGCCTCGAGGAGCACGAGCGGGAGCAGATCATCAAGCAGATCATCCGACGATCCTGCTCCCAGGAGAGCGCCCCGGCCCAGCTGCGCACGACGATCATGCAGCGCATCACGACCATCTGCGACGACGGCTCATGGGCCGAGGTCACCCAGGTGCGGCGCATCAGCGAGGGCTGAGGAGCAGGTTTCGAGGCTCGCCCGCTGGGCGGACTCACACCTCAACCAGCATGCGCCGACTTCGGGCGGACTCACACCTCACCCAGCATGCGCCGACTTGGGCGGACTCACACCTCAACCAGCATGCGCCGATTAGGGTAGTGCCATGCGCGTACTCGTCACCGGTGGAGCCGGCTACATCGGCTCCCACACCGTCGTCCAGCTCGTCGCCGCCGGCCACGACGTCGTCATCGTCGACAGCTTCGTCAACTCCAGCCCCAAGGCTCTCCCCCGCATCGAGGCGCTCACGGGCACACCCATCGAGACGCACTCCTTCGACGTGCGGGACGAGGACAAGCTCTCGCTGCTCTTCGCCGAGCGCACCTTCGACGCGGTGATCCACTTCGCCGGACTGAAGGCAGTTGGCGAGTCGAGCGAGATCCCGGTGGAGTACTACGACAACAATCTGGGCACCACCTTCGCGCTGCTTCGGGCGATGAAGCGCCACGGCGTCAGGACCATCGTCTTCTCCTCCTCCGCGACCGTCTACGGCGAGACGACCGAGGTCCCGATGCACGAGGAGCTGCCGACCTCGTCGACCAACCCCTACGGGTGGACCAAGGTCATGCAGGAGCAGATCCTCACCGACGCCGCGCGGGCCGACGAGAACCTGCACGTCGCGCTCCTGCGCTACTTCAACCCCGTCGGCGCCCACGCGTCGGGCACCATCGGCGAGGACCCCCAGGGCATCCCCAACAACCTCATGCCCTTCATCGCCCAGGTCGCCGTCGGCCGACGCGAGAAGCTGCAGGTCTTCGGGGACGACTACGACACCCCCGACGGGACCGCTCTGCGCGACTACATCCACGTCGAGGACCTCGCCGCCGGCCACGTGGCAGCCCTCGAGCACCTCAAGACGCACCCGGACGTCCGAGTGCGAGCGTGGAACCTCGGCACCGGCCGAGGGTCGTCCGTGCTCGACATGGTGGCGGCCTTCGAGACCGCGAGCGGACGCCCCCTTCCGTACGAGATCGCTGCGCGCCGCCCGGGTGACCTGGCGGTCTGCTATGCCGACCCCTCCCGCGCCGAGGCAGAGCTCGGCTGGCGCGCCCAGCGCACGATCGAGCAGATGTGCGCCGACACCTGGCGCTGGCAGTCGGAGAACCCGCAAGGGTACGACAGCGCCGATTGAGCGCAGGGCCACCCCCTGCGCGGCCCTGCACTCGATCGGTCGGTCTGCCCGTGGCTTCGAGGCTCGTTCCTCGCACCTCAGCCAGCGTGGGGGGTGGCTTCGAGGCTCGTTCCCCGCACCTCAGCCAGCGCGAGGCTCGTTCCCCGCACCTCAACCAGCGCGAGGCTCGTTCCCCGCACCTCAACCAGCGCGAGGCTGTGATTTCGAGGCTCGTCGCTGGCGCTCCTCACGCCTCAATCAGCGTGGGGGGAGGCTTCGAGGCTCGTTCCTCGCACCTCAGCCAGCGCGGGGGGGCTTCGAGGCTCGTTCCTCGCAACTCAATCAGCGTGGGGGGGTGGCTTCGAGGCTCGTTCCTCACGCCTCAATCAGCGCAGGTATCGCTCAGCGCGCGTAGACGTGGCGCGTCTGGCGCGCACGGGCCCGCAGGCCCTTCATGCCCTTCGTCCGCAGGATGCCGATGGTCTGGCGCAGCGACGTGTCGTTGGGCAGCGACAGGCGGATGATCTCGCTCCACGCCGAGCCGACCTGCTTGTGCAGCGGGCCGGTGACGTACTCCAGGCCGTACTTGTCGAAGAGTGCCTCGATCTTCGGGGCGATCTCCGGGTAACGGCGGCTGGGCATGTCGGGGAAGAGGTGGTGCTCGATCTGGTAGCTGAGGTGACCGGTCGCGATGTGCATCGCCGTCGAGCCGGTGATGTTCGCCGAGCCGAGCATCTGGCGCAGGTACCACTCGCCGCGCGTCTCCCCCTCGATCGAGTTCTTGGCGAAGGTCTTCACCCCGGCCGGGAAGTGACCGCACATGATCACCGAGTGCGTCCAGTAGTTGCGCACGAGGTTGGCGACGACGTTCGCGCCGAGGGTGGTCAGGAAGTTCGGCCCGGACAGCAGCGGGAAGAGAAGGTAGTCCTTGCCGGCCTGCTTCTTGATCTTGTTGACGACCTTCTTCGCCTCGGCCATCCACTCCGGGTTGTCGTGGCGGGTCGCCCAGTGCTTGCCCAGCTCGAGGTCGTAGGCGGCGATGCCGTACTCGAAGAGGGTCGCGTTGATGAACTGGGTGACCGGCTGGATGAGGTAGCCCGGGAACCACTTCTGGGCGTCGTCGACGCGCATGATCCCGTAGCCGAGGTCGTTGTCGTGGCCGACGACGTTGGTGTAGGTGTGGTGCACCTTGTTGTGGCTGTTCTTCCAGTGGTCCGCCGGGGTGACGTTGTCCCACTCCCACGTCGAGGAGTGGATCTTCGGGTCACGCATCCAGTCCCACTGGCCGTGGATGATGTTGTGCCCGACCTCCATGTTGTCCAGGATCTTCGACGCGCTCAGCGCGGCGGTACCGGCCACCCAGGCGATCGGGTTGCCCGAGAAGAACAGGGCCGCGCGGCCACCGATCTCGAGGTAGCGCTGGGCAGCGATCACCCGACGGATGTACTGGGCGTCCTTCTCCCCCAGCGAGTCCATCGTCTCGGCGCGGATCTCGTCGAGCTCGCGGCCGAGCTGCTCGATCTGCTGCGGGGTCAGGTGCTCGATCGGGGACGGCGTCATCGTGACGTCGGTGTGGATGATCTCCGACGAGCCGCCGGTGATCCGGGCGTCGGTCGTGCGTGCAGTGGTGGGGCGCTCGAGGGTCGCAGTCATCACTTCTCCTGGGTCTCGATGGTGCAGGTGCCGGCGACCGCCGAGATGCAGGTCTGCACCTTCACCGGCGGGTCATCGGGGGTGGTCGTGGTCAGATCGCCGTTGCGCAGGTCGCGCACGGCTCCGTCGGTCATGGGCAGGACGCAGCCGAAGCAGATGCCCATCCGGCACCCGCTCGGCATGAGGACGCCGGCGTCCTCCGCCGCGTCGAGGATCGTGGTGCCACCGTCCAGCTCCAGCGACGTGGTGTCCGGCCCGACGAGCAGGGAGGCGGTGCCCCCTTCGCCGACCTCGATGATCGCGGGACGGAAGCGCTCCACGTGCAGCATCTCGCTGCGGTCGTGTGCCGCGTAGTGCTCCTCGAAGGCGTCGAGCATCGGGGTGGGTCCGCAGATCCAGGTCTCGCGCTCGCGCCAGTCCGGCACGTGCTCGTCGAGCTGGTCGGGGGTGAACATCCCCTCCTCGTCGGTGTGGCGCAGCAGGACGCGCACGCCGGGAGCCGGGTCGGCCAGCTCACGGGCGAAGATCACGTCATCGACCGTCGGCGCAGAGTGCGCGTGGACGACGTCCAGCCCGTCGAAGTCGTGGTTGCGCAGCATCCCCATCACCGGGGTGATGCCCGATCCGCCGGTGAGGAAGAGGACCTTGGCCGGGACCGACTGCGGCAGCATGAAGTCACCGGTCGCCTGGTCCAGCTGGATCAGCGTGCCCGGACTGGTGTGGTGGACCAGGTGGCGCGAGACGACGCCGTCGGGCATCGCCTTGACGGTGATCGAGATCAGTCCGTCGCGCGCACTCGTGTCCGAGGTCAGGGAGTAGGCCCGCCAGCAGCGCACACCGTCGACGTCGACGCCCAGGCGGATGTACTGGCCGGGCGCGTGGCCCTGCCAGTCCCTGCCGGGGCGGATGGTGATGGTGGCGGCATCCGCGGTCTCCGGGGTGATCGCGACGATGCGCCCCCGCAGGTCGGAGCCGGAGCGAAGGGGGGCGAAGAGGTCGAGGTAGTCCTCGGGGATGACCGGCGTGGCCAGGCCACGCGCAAAGCGCGCCGCGGTGTCGCGGGCTCGGGTGAGAGTCGTGGTCATGTATCCATCCTCCCGGCTCAACTACCCACGCCCGCTGTCCTGAGTGGGTAGGATTTGATCGAAGTATTTGTTCACTGGAGACAACAGGGGTGATGAGATGGCGGACGAATCGTCACGAGAGCCGACACCGGGGCGCACGGACGGGATCAGCGCCCGTCCGCGCGACGGCCGCCGGACCGCGCAACGTGCCGCGGCGCTCGCCCTCGACGAGGCGACGGTCACCGCCCTTCGCCGGCAGCTGCCGCGGGTGGCCAAGCTCGTCGTCGCCGAGGTCATGCGCGAGGTACCGGCCTATGACGTTCCCTTCCAGGGCCGGATGGGCCGCATCATCGAGAAGGCCGTGCAGGTCTCCCTGGAGAGCTTCGTCTCGCTCGCAGCCCAGTCGGCGCCCCGCTCCGGCGCGCGGGTCGGCGTCGGCGTCGCCGCGGCCCGCGACCTGGGCCAGGCCGAGGCGCGCGCCGGCCGCCCCGTCGAGGCCCTGCTGTCCGCCTACCGCGTCGGGGCCGGCGCCGCGTGGCGTGAGCTGTCCGTCGAGGCCATCGCCGCCGGGGTGGACGCGGCGACGCTGGGACGCTTCGCCGAGCTGGTCTTCACCTACATCGACGAGCTGTCCGCCGCCTCCGTCGCCGGGCACAACAGCCAGACCACGAGCGTCGAGCGCGCCCGCATCGTCCACCTCGACCGTCTGACTCGCGCCCTGCTCACCGACGCCGGGGACGCCGAGCTCGACGCCGCAGCGGCCGCGGCCACCTGGACCCCACCGCGCACGCTCACCGCCGTCCTCGTCCCCGCCGAGCGCCTGGCCGCCACCGCCGCGGTCCTCGACCCGAGGACGCTCACCCTGTCCGAGGACCTGCCCCAGCGCGAGGAGCACCCCGTCACCGGCCACGCCGTGCTGCTCGTGCCCGACGCGGGGGGCCGCGCCCGCGCGCACCTGCACGAGGTCCTGGGCGGGCGCCCGGCCGTCCTGGGCCCCGCCCGCCCCTGGCAGCTCGCCGGACAGTCCTACGACCGGACCATCCGGGCCCTGCCGCTGGCCGCCGACGATGTCCCGCTCGACACCGACGAGGTGCTGCCCGAGCTCGTCCTGCACGCCGACCCCACGGCTCTGGCCGACCTGCGCGAGGCGGCGCTGGCCCCCTTCGACGACCTGGCCGAGGGGACTGCCGACCGGCTCGCCGAGACGCTGCGCGCATGGCTGCTGCTGCAGGGCCGGCGCGAGCTCGTCGCCGAGACGCTGCACGTGCACCCGCAGACGGTGCGCTACCGGATGAACCAGGTGCGCGATCTCTTCGGCGAGCGTCTGGCCGACCCGGACGAGGTCCTCGCGATCATCCTCGCTCTGGGGCGGTCAGACCGCGCCAACCCTCCCGCTCGTTGAGGTGCGCGGAGCTCTGCGACAAGCCTCGAAACGACGTGGCTTCGAGGCTCAGGCCCCAGAGGGCCTTCGCACCTCAGCCAGCCGGGGGTGAGCCAGCGTGGCCGCAGACGAGGGCGGCCACCGCCGCGCCATCGGTGAAGGCGTGCCTCCCGGGAGCCTCGTCGACGCGTACGCGCTCGCCGTCGATCTCGACGCCCTCGCCCGCGAGCGCACGACGCACGTGGCCGGGCCCGCCGAAGGGATCGCGCTTCCCCTGCACGACGTGCACCGGCAGACCTGCGTACACCGGCAGGACCAGCTCGCCGATCCGGGACTTCTGCGGGGGCTTGCCGGCCGGGAGCAGCGGGAAGGACAGGCACAGCACGCCGTCCACCCCGAGCTCCTCCGCCAGCCGGCAGGCCACCCGCGCACCGGCGCTGCGCCCCCCCATGACCAGCCGCCCAGGCAGCTCGCAACGCACGGCGGCGACGATCTCGCGCCACGCGGCGTCGAGCTTCGGCGGCATCGGCGCGACCTTCTTGCCGGCCACCCGCCAGGGCATCTCGACCAGCGCGACGGTCCAGCCCGCCCGTGGCAGCTCGGTCGCGATCGCGGCGAGGTCTTTCGCCCCGACCCCGCCACCGGCGCCGTGGGTCAGGAGCAGGGAACCGTTGGGCTCACCCCTCGCCTCGTGGAGGTGGACCCGGGCCGGGCCCTGCTCGGTGGTGGTTTCGAGGCTCGTCCCTCGCTCCTCAACCATCGTGGCTCACCGCATTCGTCTCGCTCGCACCTCAACCATCGTGGCTCACCGCATTCGTCTCGCCTCGCACCTCAACCATCGTGGCTCACCGCATCCGTCTCGCCTCGCACCTCAACCATCGTGGCTCACCGCATCCGTCTCGCCTCGCACCTCAACCATCGTGGCTCACCGCATCCGTCTCGCCTCGCACCTCAATCACCGTTGATCACCTCGCCGGTCTCCGGGTCGACGACGCCGACCAGCTCGCCCCGCGGCAGCGGCTCGAGCAACCCCGGTCCGTTGTTGCGCGTGGCATTGACCGCCGTCGAGATCGGGTGGGCGGCAAAGCGTCCCGACTGCCGGAAGTCCAGCAGGTCCGCAATGCCCGCAGGATCAGTCAGGTCCGGGTCGAGCCAGCGCTCGTGGTCGCCGCGCTCGAGGACCAGCGGCTGGCGGTCGTGGATGCGGTCCATGCCCGGGTCCGCCGCGGTGGTGATGATCGTGAAGCTGACCAGCCACGCCGCCGGGTCGTCGTCGGCCACCGCGCGGTCCCGCCAGAACTCGTAAAGCCCCGCGAAGGCCAGCAGGTCCCCATCACCCCGGTGGATGAAGAAGGGCTGCTTGCGCGGTTTGCCCTTGCTGTCCTCGGCGACCGGGGAGACCTGCCACTCGTACCAGCCGGCGGCCGGGACGAGGCAGCGCCGCACGGCCGCCGCCCGGGCGAAGGAGGACTTCTCCAGCACGGTCTCCGCGCGGGCATTGGTCATCCGCAGCCCCACCTTGGTCTCCCTGGCCCAGGACGGCACGAGGCCCCAGGTCAGCAACCGCAGCTGGCGAAGGCGGTGCCCTGAGGTGCGAGGGCCCCCGGGCCCGAGCCTCGAAGGGGGGGCCGCCGGCTCCCCCTTCGGCGCGCGGGTGAGGATGACGGGCGCCTGCTTCGTCGGCGCCATGTTGTGGTCCGGGGTGGCCGGCGGCGGGTCCTGGGGGGACTTCAGCAGCGAGCGGGTGGGCTCATCCGTGAAGTCGGCATCGATCTCGAACTCCTCGATGAGGTCACCCGGATCTGCCGTGGCCGCATATCGTCCGCACACCCTCCCAGCGTAGGACTCAGCCCAGCAGGAGGGCACCGCCGAGGCCGACGAGCGAGACCCAGACGGTGGCCACGGCCGCGAGGAGGACCGGTCGGGACCCCGCCTTGCGCAGGTCCGCGAAGCGCACCCCGCACCCGAGAGCGAACATCGCCGCGGCGAGCAGCACGGTCTGGACCATCGAGGCCACGTCCGTCACACCACCGGGCAGCGGCACCCAGGTGCCGATGAGCACCATGACGATGAAGCCGATGACGAAGGGCGGCACCAGAGGCGGCTGGGTACCGCCCGACCCGGTGGCGCGGGCCCGCTGCTGCCAGCCGATGAAGGCCATGACCGGGGCGAGCATGAGGACGCGGGCGAGCTTGACCACGACGGCGATGCTCAGCGTGGCACCGCTGATGATGCCGCCGGCGGCGACCACCTGGGCGACCTCGTGGATGGATGCTCCCGCCCACAGGCCGGCGGCCTCGTCGCCGAGGCCGAGCCCGAGGACGGCGAGGGGGATGATGCCGATCATCGCGGTGCCGAAGACCACGACGAGCGCGATGCCGGTGGCCACCTCCTCGTCCTCGGAGTCGACCACGTCCTTCGCCGCCGCGACGGCCGCGGCCCCGCAGATGGAGAAGCCGCACGCGATGAGCATCCGCTGCGACCAGGTCAGCCCGAGCAGCCGACCGACGGTGAGCGTGACGGCGATGCCACTGGCTACCACGAGCAGCACCAACGCGACCGTCCCGACTCCGAGGGCGGCGATCCCGCGCAGCGACAGCTGCAGTCCCAGCAGCACGATCCCCGCACGCAGCAGCGTGCGGCCGGACAGGTCCAGACCCGGACGAAGGGGGGCCGGCAGCGGCCGCACGGCCGCGAGGGCCACTCCGAGCAGGATGGCGACGAGCAGCGGGGACAGCACGGGGTGGATGCGTCCGACGAGGGCGGACACGACTGCTGCGGCGAGGCAGAGGGCGAGTCCGGGCAGAACCGATGACGGCACGGTGGTGCGCACGGTCGATGTGGTGGAAGTGGTCATGCCTCCACGGTGTCGTGTCCCGAGCGCATCGGGTAGCCCACGATCCGGCATGGAGGGATATCCTCGGGATATGACCTCGTGGCCCGAGATGTCCGCAATCGAGCTCTTCGTCGCGGTGGCGGACCACGGCAGCCTCGGCGCGGGAGCCCGCGCCGTCGGCATGGCCCAGCCCAACGCGAGCCGTTCCCTCTCCCGCCTGGAGCGCGGTCTCGGCGTCACCCTCGTCACCCGGTCCACCACCGGGTCGAAGCTGACCGTCGAGGGGATGCTGGCCCTCGAGTGGGCCCGCGCCGTCGTGGACTCCGCCCGTGCGCTGGTGGACGGCACGGCCGGGCTGACGGACTCCGGCGGACCGGTGCTCATGGTCTCCGCCAGCCAGACCATCGCCGAGCACGTCCTGCCCCGCTGGCTGGCCGAGCTCAACCGGCGCCGACCCGGCGTCGCCCTGGATCTTCGGGTTGCCAACACCGCAGCCGTCGTCGACGACGTGCGCAGCGGGTCGGCCTCCGTCGGTTTCATCGAGGGGCCGGAGGCCCCACCGGGCCTGCACTCGCAGATCGTCGCCACCGACGAGCTCGTCCTCGTCGTCGCCCCCGAACACCACCTGGCCGAGCACGCAGGTGCGTTGTCCGCGCAGGAGCTGCGCTCCCTTCCCCTGATCACGCGGGAGGCCGGGTCCGGCACCCGGGTCACCCTCGAGGAGGCCCTCGGGGCCCCTGCTCGCACCTCCCAGGTGCTCTCGAGCATCGCCGCAGTGCGCCTGGCCGTGCAGGCCGGCACCGGCCAGACCGTCCTGAGCCGACTCGCCGTCGACGACGCGCTCCGGGCGGGGACGCTGCTCGCGGTGCCCGTCGACCTGGATCTTCGCCGGCACCTGCGCGCAGTGTGGGCGGGCCCGACCCGGCTCAGCGGTCGGGCCGCGGAGCTCGTCGACGCCGCAACGACCATGCACTGACCACATGCCGGGCCGGCAGGAGGAGATCAGCGGGCCGGAGGACATACGGTAGGAGGAGAATCGGTGCGCCGGAAACCGACCGGCCGCCCTGCGACGACAAGGAGAACCGCACCATGATCGTTCGTCGAATCGCCCGCCCCCTGCTCTCGAGCATCTTCATCTTCGGTGGCATCAACGCCCTGCGCTACGCCACCGCGCACAAGGACGCCGCGGAGCCGGTGATCAAGAAGCTGGCCGCCCCCCTCGGCCTGCCCGAGGACTCCGAGCTCCTCGTGCGCGTCAACGGCGCCGCGATGGTCGGCGGCGGCGTGCTCGTCGCGACGGGCAAGGCCCCCCGCCTGGGCTCGCTGGTCCTGCTCGGCTCGATCATCCCGACGACGCTGACGCACCAGTGGTGGGCCGAGACCGACCCGCAGAAGAAGCAGGGCGAGCAGGTCCAGTTCTTCAAGAACCTCTCCCTCCTGGGCGGTCTGCTCCTCGCCGCCGCCGACACCGAGGGCAAGCCCGGTCTGACCTACCGCGCCAAGCAGGCCAAGAACACCGCCCGCCGCGAGGCGAAGATGGCGGCCCTCCAGGCGAAGAACGCGGCGCACTGACCGAATGACCAGCCCAGATTGGCATCCCCCGGCGGCGTCCGGACCGCTCGATGCGACCGTGACGCTGCCGGGGAGCAAGTCCCTGACCAACCGATACCTCGTCCTGGCCGCCCTGGCGAGCGGGACCTCCCGGCTGCGCCGCCCCCTTCGCTCCCGTGACACCGAGCTGATGGCGCAGGCGCTGCGCCAGCTCGGCGCCGGAGTCGACGACGCCACCTCCTCGGCGAACGCGCTGGCCTCCCCCGACTGGCTGGTCACCCCCGCCACCCTGCGTGGTGGCCGGGCGATCGACTGCGGCCTCGCCGGGACCGTGATGCGCTTCCTGCCGCCGGTGGCGGCGCTCGCCGATTCCCCCGTGACCTTCGACGGCGACGAGCACGCCCGGGTGCGGCCCATGGCCGCGACCATCGATGCGCTCCGGGACCTCGGGGTCGACGTCGACGACGGCGGAACCGGCACCCTCCCCTTCGTCGTGACCGGAGGAGGCTCGGTCGGTGGCGGGAGAGTCGTGGTCGACGCGTCGGCGTCCTCGCAGTTCGTCTCCGCCCTGCTGCTGGCCGGGTCCCGCTTCGAGGAGGGGATCACCGTCGTGCACGAGGGCGAGCAGCTCCCCTCACTCCCGCACATCGAGATGACCGTCGAGACGCTGCGCGATGCCGGCGCCGAGGTCGACGACTGCGAGCCGCACACCTGGCGCGTCGAGCCGGGCGAGCTGCTGCCGCTGGACGTCACGGTCGAGCCGGACCTGTCCAACGCGGCGCCCTTCCTCGCCGCTGCGGTCGTCGCGGGAGGGACGGTCGTCGTGCCGGACTGGCCGCAGCACACCACCCAGGCCGGGGACCGCATCCGCGACGTGCTCGACCAGATGGGCGCCGAGGTCCGGCTGGACGCGCACACGCTCACCGTGATCGGTGACGGCAGCCCGCACGGCGTCGACATCGACCTCAGCGACGCCGCCGAGCTGACGCCGGTCGTCGCCGCCCTCGCGGGCTGCGCCGACGGGCCCTCGATCATCCGGGGGGTCGGGCACATCCGCGGCCACGAGACCGACCGGATCGCCGCCCTGTCGCGGGAACTGGGCGCGCTGGGCGTCGAGGTGACCGAGCGCGAGGACGGGCTGCGGATCGACCCGCAACCGCTGCGCCCGGCGACGTTCCACACCTATGCCGACCACCGCATGGTCATGGCCGGCGCCGTCATGTCGGTCGCCGCGCCCGGCACCGTCATCGAGGACCCGGGGACGGTGGCGAAGACGGTGCCCGACTTCGTCGGACTCTGGGAGTCCATGATCGGGACGTCGGCCCCCTGATGGGTCGCTCGGCGCGCCAGTGGGACGAGTCCGACGTCCGGGTGCGCCCGAACCGCCGGGGCTCGCGACCACGCACCAAGGAACGCCCCAAGCACGAGGACGCGATCATCGGTCGCGTCACCGCCGTCGACCGGGGACGCTGGACGACACTCGTGCCGGGTACCCCCGAGCGCGTCGTCACCGCCATGCGTGCCCGCGAGCTCGGCCGCACCCCGATCGTCGTCGGCGACCGGGTCGGCATGGTCGGTGACACCTCCGGGCAACGCGACACCCTCGCCCGGATCGTGCGCGTCCAGGAGCGCGAGACCGTGCTGCGGCGCACCGCCGACGACACCGACCCGGTCGAGCGGGTCATCGTCGCCAACGCCGACCAGCTCGTCGTCGTCGCGGCGCTCGCCGACCCGCAGCCGAGGCCCCGACTCATCGACCGGTGCCTCGTTGCCGCGTACGACGCCGGCATGGACCCGCTGCTCGTGCTGACGAAGGCCGACCTCGCATCGGCGCATGACTTCCTGGCGCAGTACGCGCCGCTGGACGTGCCGCACGTCGTCACCTCGGTGCTGGTGCCCGGGAGCACGGGTCTGGCGCACCTGCGCGAGCGCCTCGCCGGGCGAGTCTCCGTGCTCGTCGGGCACTCCGGCGTCGGCAAGTCCACCCTCGTCAACGCGCTCGTGCCCGCTGCCCATCGGGCCACCGGCCTCGTCAACGACGTCACCGGCCGCGGCCGCCACACCTCCACCAGTGCTCTCGCCCTACGCCTGCCCGCCGTGGATCCGCAGGAGCCGCTGCTCGCCGTGGATCCGCAGGAGCCGCTGCTCGAGGGGGACCCGGACGTGGCGGGCTGGATCATCGACACACCCGGCATCCGCTCCTTCGGGCTCGCGCACGTCGAGGCGGAGACGATCATCCGGCACTTCCCCGAGCTGTGGGCGGGCGCCGATGCCGGCTGCCCGCGGGGCTGCAGCCACGACGAGGACGACTGCGCACTCGATGCCTGGGTGGCCGAAGGACACGCCGGACCGGGCGGGGAGCAGCGGCTGGACTCCCTTCGCCGGCTGCTGCGGGCGCGCTCCGGCGAGGACTCCTGATCGGCTGCGCCGCGACACGGTCCACGCGGGTGCGGCCCGCTCGG from Janibacter cremeus includes these protein-coding regions:
- the aroA gene encoding 3-phosphoshikimate 1-carboxyvinyltransferase, whose product is MTSPDWHPPAASGPLDATVTLPGSKSLTNRYLVLAALASGTSRLRRPLRSRDTELMAQALRQLGAGVDDATSSANALASPDWLVTPATLRGGRAIDCGLAGTVMRFLPPVAALADSPVTFDGDEHARVRPMAATIDALRDLGVDVDDGGTGTLPFVVTGGGSVGGGRVVVDASASSQFVSALLLAGSRFEEGITVVHEGEQLPSLPHIEMTVETLRDAGAEVDDCEPHTWRVEPGELLPLDVTVEPDLSNAAPFLAAAVVAGGTVVVPDWPQHTTQAGDRIRDVLDQMGAEVRLDAHTLTVIGDGSPHGVDIDLSDAAELTPVVAALAGCADGPSIIRGVGHIRGHETDRIAALSRELGALGVEVTEREDGLRIDPQPLRPATFHTYADHRMVMAGAVMSVAAPGTVIEDPGTVAKTVPDFVGLWESMIGTSAP
- the rsgA gene encoding ribosome small subunit-dependent GTPase A, translating into MGRSARQWDESDVRVRPNRRGSRPRTKERPKHEDAIIGRVTAVDRGRWTTLVPGTPERVVTAMRARELGRTPIVVGDRVGMVGDTSGQRDTLARIVRVQERETVLRRTADDTDPVERVIVANADQLVVVAALADPQPRPRLIDRCLVAAYDAGMDPLLVLTKADLASAHDFLAQYAPLDVPHVVTSVLVPGSTGLAHLRERLAGRVSVLVGHSGVGKSTLVNALVPAAHRATGLVNDVTGRGRHTSTSALALRLPAVDPQEPLLAVDPQEPLLEGDPDVAGWIIDTPGIRSFGLAHVEAETIIRHFPELWAGADAGCPRGCSHDEDDCALDAWVAEGHAGPGGEQRLDSLRRLLRARSGEDS